A single genomic interval of Leishmania panamensis strain MHOM/PA/94/PSC-1 chromosome 25 sequence harbors:
- a CDS encoding hypothetical protein (TriTrypDB/GeneDB-style sysID: LpmP.25.0950): MLLAPSLQVMDLVHMVIQGNLSALMEDVTPSNVNYTDPQYRLSLLMWAVTLNRLPTAQMLLSRGASLALVDRHGFTVLHRAVWNADVPIIHMVLFITPMSAVASSSDAGATGTHPFTTSSQSASSSLLTWRPGAQRLVNAVHPATGRTPLMLAALSGCVDVVRFLLVTCAADPYPRDSYGLTAVDLAALCGHLHVVQQLLNLTVAPNGAGDSAADVFPTTQCRAEDYIEVAKTIPQRQRLCAVNKLLNESLTEASRVAAT, translated from the coding sequence ATGCTGCTAGCGCCGTCGCTTCAGGTTATGGACCTCGTCCACATGGTCATTCAAGGCAACCTCTCCGCCCTGATGGAAGACGTCACCCCGTCCAACGTCAACTACACGGATCCTCAGTACCGcctatcgctgctgatgtgggCTGTTACCCTCAACCGACTCCCTACGGCACAAATGCTGCTCAGTCGCGGGGCCTCGTTGGCGCTGGTGGACCGGCACGGGTTCACGGTCCTGCACCGTGCTGTGTGGAACGCCGACGTGCCGATCATTCACATGGTACTCTTCATAACCCCCATGTCGGCagtcgcttcttcttctgaTGCTGGtgccacaggcacacaccccttcaccacctcctcgcagTCGGCGTCGTCTTCGCTACTGACGTGGCGCCCCggggcgcagcgcctcgtgAACGCCGTGCATCCAGCCACCGGCCGCACACCGCTGATGCTGGCTGCTCTTTCCGGGTGTGTTGACGTGGTTCGCTTTCTCCTTgtcacctgcgccgctgaTCCGTACCCGCGGGACTCGTACGGCCTCACCGCCGTGGAtctggcggcgctgtgcggaCACCTGCatgtggtgcagcagctgctgaacctgacggtggcgccgaATGGGGCTGGCGATAGCGCCGCGGACGTGTTTCCTACAACGCAGTGCAGAGCCGAAGACTACATCGAGGTCGCCAAAACGATCCCGCAGCGACAACGTCTGTGCGCCGTCAACAAGCTTCTGAACGAGAGCCTCACTGAGGCCTCACGCGTTGCGGCAACCTGA
- the CYPA gene encoding cyclophilin a (TriTrypDB/GeneDB-style sysID: LpmP.25.0930), with protein sequence MSYKPHYPTVSSNPKVWMDIEIDGQSAGRVTMELFADAVPKTAENFRALCTGEKGFGYSGCPFHRVIPEFMCQGGDFTVGNGTGGKSIYGNKFNDESFAGKAGKHFGPGTLSMANAGPNTNGSQFFLCTAPTSWLDGKHVVFGQVLDGYEVVKAMEGVGSRSGSTSKPVRVSACGQL encoded by the coding sequence ATGTCCTACAAGCCGCACTACCCCACCGTCTCCTCCAACCCCAAGGTTTGGATGGACATCGAAATCGATGGGCAGTCCGCTGGCCGCGTGACTATGGAGCTCTTCGCCGACGCCGTCCCCAAGACGGCCGAAAACTTCCGCGCGCTGTGCACCGGTGAGAAGGGCTTCGGCTACTCTGGCTGCCCGTTTCACCGTGTGATCCCAGAGTTCATGTGCCAGGGTGGCGACTTTACTGTTGGTAACGGCACTGGCGGCAAGTCCATCTACGGTAATAAATTTAATGATGAATCCTTCGCTGGCAAGGCCGGCAAACACTTCGGCCCGGGAACGCTGTCGATGGCCAATGCCGGTCCCAACACGAACGGCTCTCAGTTCTTCCTGTGCACGGCGCCCACGAGCTGGCTAGACGGCAAGCACGTTGTCTTTGGCCAGGTCTTGGATGGCTACGAAGTCGTCAAGGCGATGGAGGGCgtcggcagccgcagcggctccaCCTCCAAGCCCGTGCGCGTATCCGCTTGCGGCCAGCTATAA
- a CDS encoding hypothetical protein (TriTrypDB/GeneDB-style sysID: LpmP.25.0940) produces the protein MQRQEQQQSLTTPLRAPRGGGDGSYVQMFLEQTPETFGVLLKDSQSLSPAPCFPSDAVSLFASQQRPGDHQHTGAPPSDCRPPSLQPRELFQAPQRRHQQKQQQHASPSCGAYDQQGDGGRCGSGSGSGASNEWRERTVSSNPRASRAGGNTRPHKPLPPGNSPDEDRRRRQREKQIQFGYVTDGYTNMKRLIAHDPLLRSGGILPLSPPEIVNGSKRQWDIQLRKWRRALHMFDYVFIDGEDDPTTRAKVLEEQRQQWVSEALNEMPREARLKIDLDTLRLVQHSATVPCRIPIEEDLRCILRNDGCYESLRSVVPQSASSLTKGTDISPIEAGIKIHIAPSAAVVQRQQAHLEMQQRLSSLHQQALATEVAVGGEETTSHVASAPPVLAATAQCADAQRPTELSPSPRRPPLPLQPTPHQQHCDNPRNKQNCSTLSGSPLSHATAAPTFTSLGNAETAPGLSASQPRALSLSGSSATGWGASPGAPGGSSTVAVLEPPLSFPGSPPSFAPHTRMHGVAAPPQASAAGVTMPTMAPPILPWCTHCGHRVDLPAPGIASAPYGGMGTGTAVAADRVPAPTQMRPQHASRAVIGGTCEAMMSPLMQLPSAMTCMNYPTASTAATAATSPLHWSMLARPMVEGVGSNETPATHHGCSYTQYCQFEAWQDAFTAMPRSAAAAVVGRSCLQNGHCRSSGAVATGGRSATQAVPRFVARLSALPNEQRLGEQQPAERPYSPDGVNDGVLAATNPLATDTSASVATPATLQQSPSACDAAVATAQLEKSQSVLAVTPERTLFGAGIMKEAPPVVGGAQRPHETQQDTPLGKPMPMPEVEEALGISFVFGTDE, from the coding sequence atgcagcggcaggaaCAACAGCAGAGTCTtacgacgccgctgcgcgcgccgcggggtggtggcgatggcagCTACGTCCAGATGTTTCTTGAACAAACACCAGAAACCTTTGGGGTGCTTCTAAAGGACAGCCAATCGCTGTCGCCGGCGCCGTGCTTCCCCAGCGACGCTGTATCCCTCTTTGCGTCCCAGCAGCGGCCGGGGGATCACCAACACACCGGCGCACCACCGAGTGACTGTCGCCCGCCATCCTTGCAGCCTCGGGAGCTTTTTCAGGCGCCTCAACGACGCCACCAGcagaagcaacagcagcacgcgagcCCAAGCTGTGGCGCATACGACCAGCAAGGGGATGGCGGGCGTTGCGGCAGCGGaagtggcagtggcgcctcCAATGAGTGGCGGGAGCGAACTGTGTCCTCGAACCCCAGGGCCTCTCGCGCTGGCGGCAATACTCGCCCGCAcaagccgctgccgcctggaAACTCCCCCGACGAGgaccgccgtcgcaggcAGCGTGAGAAACAGATTCAGTTTGGGTACGTCACGGACGGGTACACCAACATGAAGCGGCTCATCGCGCACGAtccgctgctgaggagcgGTGGCATCCTCCCGCTTTCACCGCCGGAGATCGTCAATGGCAGCAAACGCCAGTGGGACATTCAACTCCGCAAGTGGCGCAGAGCATTGCACATGTTCGACTACGTATTCATCGACGGCGAAGATGACCCGACGACGCGGGCAAAGGTACTGGaggaacagcggcagcagtgggtAAGCGAGGCGCTCAACGAGATGCCACGTGAGGCGCGACTGAAAATCGACCTCGACACTCTGCGCCTTGTCCAGCACTCCGCTACCGTGCCGTGCAGGATCCCCATTGAGGAAGACCTGCGGTGCATCTTGCGCAACGATGGCTGCTACGAGTCCCTCCGCAGCGTTGTACCTCAGAGTGCGTCGTCACTGACCAAAGGCACCGATATCAGCCCCATCGAAGCGGGCATCAAGATCCACATTGCGCCGtcagctgcggtggtgcagcggcagcaggcgcaccTTGAaatgcagcagcgactgtcCTCCCTTCATCAGCAGGCGCTAGCCACAGAGGTAgcagtggggggggaggagacgaCCTCACACGTCGCGAGTGCCCCGCCAGTGCTAGCAGCAACGGCTCAGTGCGCAGATGCCCAGCGACCCACCGAGCTCTCACCAAGTCCGCGTCGTCCACCCTTGCCGCTTCAGCCGAcaccgcatcagcagcactgcgATAACCCAAGAAACAAGCAAAACTGCAGTACCCTCAGTGGAAGCCCACTCTCGCatgccactgcagcgccaaCGTTCACGTCACTCGGCAACGCTGAGACGGCCCCGGGGCTCTCGGCCAGTCAACCTCGTGCCTTGTCCCTATCGGGAAGCTCAGCAACGGGGTGGGGTGCTTCACCAGGTGCGCCTGGTGGGTCGTCCACAGTTGCGGTGCTGGAACCTCCCCTGTCGTTTCCCGGCTCTCCCCCCAGCTTCGCGCCGCACACTCGGATGCACGGCGTagcggcaccaccacaagcatcagcagcaggtgtCACCATGCCAACGATGGCACCGCCGATACTGCCGTGGTGCACTCACTGTGGTCATCGTGTCGACCTCCCAGCGCCGGGCATCGCCAGTGCACCATACGGAGGCATGGGTACGGGCACCGCCGTGGCTGCCGACCGAGTGCCGGCGCCAACCCAGATGCGGCCACAGCATGCAAGCCGAGCCGTCATTGGAGGTACCTGTGAAGCAATGATGTCCCCGCTGATGCAGCTCCCCAGTGCAATGACGTGCATGAACTACCCCACGGCCTCTACTGCGGCTACGGCGGCCACTTCCCCTCTGCACTGGTCAATGCTGGCACGGCCGATGGTCGAGGGGGTCGGAAGCAACGAGACTCCCGCCACCCACCATGGCTGCAGCTACACTCAGTATTGCCAGTTCGAGGCGTGGCAGGATGCCTTCACAGCGATGCCacgctccgcagcagcagccgtagTCGGTAGATCGTGCCTGCAAAATGGGCACTGTCGTAGCAGTGGGGCCGTCGCTACGGGCGGCCGTTCGGCGACGCAGGCGGTGCCGCGGTTTGTCGCACGACTCTCCGCCTTGCCCAATGAGCAGCGACTCGGTGAGCAACAGCCCGCCGAGCGCCCATACAGCCCAGATGGCGTCAATGATGGTGTTTTAGCGGCCACAAATCCGCTTGCCACAGACACCAGTGCTTCAGTGGCAACGCCAGCGACGCTACAGCAATCACCCTCGGCCTgtgatgctgctgtcgccaccgcACAGCTGGAGAAAAGTCAGTCTGTGTTGGCTGTCACTCCTGAACGGACGCTCTTCGGCGCTGGCATCATGAAAGAGGCTCCACCAGTGGTGGGAGGGGCACAGCGGCCACACGAAACACAGCAGGACACACCACTGGGCAAGCCAATGCCAATGCCGGAggtcgaggaggcgctgggcaTTTCCTTTGTCTTTGGCACTGACGAgtag
- a CDS encoding ribosomal protein L23/L15e-like protein (TriTrypDB/GeneDB-style sysID: LpmP.25.0910), with translation MKHLSSPHAISCIVARVTTAIAASRTRSSDVVGGSSSSTATSSLLTAKRGRFYRPLVNQGINLWRSRMGRLHKGWTTWEYDHNVIPDPRPFPEPAVNNYYGRSRIWNPIAGKIGVVNRKAEEWGWPHQRPPHTGLRRSPEYFPYFFSRYFPDVEVRLVLDSVLNNETTRPIFHIPQDMSKQELVNYLKNIYNIDNVVRIRVRNMRGRRFKNEVGEIKSLPDYKMAVVELDSPVSIVFKQIKGTEDTPDNKPQAQLS, from the coding sequence ATGAAGCACCTTAGCAGTCCCCACGCCATCTCGTGCATTGTGGCGAGGGTCACCACCGCAATCGCCGCCTCTAGAACGCGATCTTCTGATGTTgtaggcggcagcagctcctctacGGCGACTTCGTCCCTCCTCACGGCAAAGCGAGGCCGGTTCTACCGCCCGCTGGTGAACCAGGGTATCAACCTGTGGCGCTCCCGCATGGGTCGCCTCCACAAGGGGTGGACGACGTGGGAGTACGACCACAACGTCATACCCGATCCAAGGCCATTCCCAGAGCCGGCGGTGAACAACTACTACGGTCGCTCGCGCATCTGGAACCCGATTGCCGGCAAGATAGGCGTTGTCAACcgcaaggcggaggagtgGGGATGGCCACACCAGCGGCCACCGCATACGGGCCTGCGGCGGTCGCCAGAGTACTTCCCCTACTTCTTCAGCCGCTACTTCCCCGATGTCGAAGTGCGGCTGGTGCTGGATAGCGTCCTGAACAACGAGACGACGCGACCCATCTTTCACATCCCGCAGGACATGTCGAAGCAGGAGCTTGTGAACTACCTCAAGAATATCTACAACATCGACAACGTCGTCCGAATCCGCGTACGCAACATGCGCGGGCGGCGCTTCAAGAACGAAGTGGGCGAGATCAAGAGCTTGCCTGACTACAAGATGGCGGTGGTTGAGCTCGACTCGCCGGTGTCCATCGTGTTTAAGCAGATCAAGGGTACTGAGGACACCCCCGACAACAAGCCGCAAGCGCAACTTTCGTAA